The following coding sequences lie in one Streptomyces sp. NBC_00510 genomic window:
- a CDS encoding Trm112 family protein has protein sequence MPLVEASLLEILACPACHAPLREDVEATELTCTSADCGLAYPVRDDIPVLLVDEARRPA, from the coding sequence ATGCCGCTCGTCGAAGCCAGCCTCCTGGAGATCCTCGCCTGCCCCGCCTGCCACGCGCCGCTGCGCGAGGACGTCGAGGCCACCGAGCTCACCTGCACCTCCGCCGACTGCGGCCTGGCCTACCCCGTGCGCGACGACATCCCCGTCCTCCTCGTCGACGAGGCC